Within the Gracilinema caldarium DSM 7334 genome, the region AAACCATGGAATGGCCAATCCTGAGGGGTACCGAAAAGCCCTGCGCTTAGCCAAAGAGGCTGAAAAATTCCATCGCCCTATCATCACCTTCGTGGATACCTCAGGGGCTTACCCCGGACTCGGAGCTGAAGAACGGGGTATCGGCGAAGCTATCGCTAGAAATCTCATGGAATTCAGCCAATTGAAAACACCCATTATCAGTGTCATTATCGGAGAAGGCGGTTCAGGCGGTGCCCTGGGCATTAGTGTGGGCGATAAGATTTATATGCTTGAAAACGCAGTTTACTCCGTCATAAGTCCTGAAGGATGCGCGAGTATCCTACTTCGGGATGCAAGCCGGGCCAAGGATGCGGCGGCCATGCTCCGTATTACGAGCAACGATCTGCTGGACTTTAAGATTGTTAATGGAATCATTCCCGAACCTGAGGGTGGCGCCCACACCGATCCGGACGCTACGGCCATGAACATAAAGAAGGTACTGGTCCGGGACCTGGAGGATCTCTGCAATCGGCCTCCGGCGGTGCTGGTCCGGTACCGAAATCAGAAAATCCGTAAAATAGGTCATTGGAACGAAGAAGAAGACTGAGTAAAAATCAGTTTTGTGCCTCTTTAATACCTTTTCCGTTTAATGACTGCCCCGGGGACGCATCCCCGGGTATTTTGCGAGATCCCTTCTTAGTTATTCGCATTTTTTACCAATTATTTACCTTCTGCTAACCGAATATTCATCTATCTCAAATATGTTTTTAGTATGAGTTTTAAAGATTTTTATCTTTCCTTTCAAAGCATGATAAAACAGGCTCCCCAGGAGCCTCTGAAAACCACACAACGCTATGTCATTTTGAGCGATCTCCACATGGGTGATGGTGGTACCCGGGATGATCTTAAACCTAACCAGACAATTCTCGAGACAGCTCTGGAACAGTATTATCTTGATAATAATTTTATTCTTATTCTTAATGGTGACATAGAGGATCTGAACAAGTTTGATTTACCAAGCATTCAGAAGGCATGGCCCAAGCTCTACAGCATCTTCAATCGTTTTGCCCAGGTGGGGCGGTTACGGAAAATTGTAGGGAACCATGATCTGGCGCTGATCAGAGAAAAGGAATATCCCTATCCATTGCTCCATGCCCTCAATTTAGTAAAGGACGAAATAGTCATATCCATTTTTCATGGACACCAGGCATCCAAACTATTCAGTAGTTTTGACTATATTTCTGAATTTATTGTCCGGTATATGGCAAAACCCTTACACATTAAAAACGCTAGTATAGCTCATCATTCAAAACGGCGCTTTTCTACAGAGCGAAAAATTTATCGGGCAGCCCGAAATATGGGTATCATCGCCATCACCGGGCATACCCATAGGCCCCTCTTTGAATCCCTTTCTAAATATGATAGTCTCCGTTGGTCCATCGAAGAATTGCTTCGGGAATATGCGGTAGCTGATCTGGAACATCGAACACAGATTAAAGCTCTCATCGATTTATACCGTAGCGAATTAGAGCGGATCAGCAAGAACGGCAAAAAAAAGGAAATTTCCCACAGCCTGTATAGTACCGATGCACTCCTGGTCCCCTGTCTCTTTAATTCCGGCTGTGCTACCGGCAAGCATGGGATTACCGCTATTGAGCTGGACGGGGGCAACATTACTCTTGTACATTGGACCCAAAAAGGGAAAAACCGTCTCTACATTGAAAAAGAAGCCCTCTATAAGGATCGATGTAATGGGGATATTTTCAAGTATACCTTAAAAACAGATAATCTTGATCAGATTGGGATGCGGATAGCCCTGCTGAGCAAACGAAAAGAAGCAGAAAGCTTTACACCCTTAAAAGTTTGATTGCTATAACCCGGTCTTTTAGTCCATACTGGGATGATGAATGCGACAAAAGCCAGGTTGATAAAAACCGCTTCTATTATTGCCATGGCTGGCAATGCCCTGCTGGCCCTGCTCAAAATTATTATCGGCCTTATAGCAGGCAGTCTTGCCGTTGTGGGTGACGGAATTGATTCATCCACCGATGTTTTTATTGCCCTGATGTCCCTCATCGTTGCAGGTATCATTGCCCAGCCTGCCGATGCGGAACACCCCTGGGGGCATGGCCGGGCAGAGACAATTGCGACCACCATACTCGCCTTTATACTCTTTTTTGCCGGCGGTCAGCTCATTATTCATGCGCTGACCAATCTCTTCTCGGGAACCAGTCCCGATATTCCCTCACCTCTGGCCCTTGGGGTGACCCTCTTTTCTATTCTGGGAAAATTAGGATTAGCCTGGTCCCAATATTATTTCGGTAAAAAGGCAGGCTCAGCCATGTTACAAGCCAATGGGAAAAACATGGTAGGGGATGTGGTGATTTCGTCCGGGGTCCTTGTAGGGGTGGGTCTTTCCATTGTGCTCCACCAGGGAATCATCGATCCCATTATCGCCAGCCTCGTTGGCCTCTGGGTTATCCGGTCTGCGGTAAGTATCTTTTTAGAAGCCAATATGGAGTTGATGGACGGAAGTTCTGATACGGCAATATATACGGCCGTCTTTAATGCTGTGCGTTCCGTTCCCGGCACCATCAATCCCCACAGAACCCGAATGCGCCGCATTGCCGGCCTTTGGGATATCGATATTGATATCGAAGTAGACCCGGAAATGAAGGTCCGGGATGCCCATCATATTGCAAACCAGGTAGAAAGGGCGATAAAGAACTCGGTAGAAGGGGTCTATGACATTGTGGTCCATATTGAACCGGCGGGAGAAGAAGACAAACACGAAAAGGAACAGTATGGTCTGCGGGAATCAGAATTATAGAAGAGCCTCATAAAAGCAGGCCCTATACGAAGCCCCCTTGTTACGGCATCGTCACAGCCTTATTACAGCCCCACCAAGGCTGGCAGGCTCACATCTTCTACCCGCCGGGCATTTCCGAGAAAATAGCTCAATCGGTTCAGCAGATTCTGATAAAACCTTCGTAAAAAGACCGAATTTTCTCTATCAGCGGCATCCGAACTAATGGTCCCGGTGCGCACCACATCCGCTGAAGCAGTATCCCCTCCTGCAGTATGCTCATGGTAAGGCAGTTCCAGTACCAGCAAGGTCCATCGGGAGCCCCCGGGGCCGGGGTCTTTTAGTTCAAAGGCCCGAAGCACCCCTGTAACAAGGCGCTCATCCTCATTCCGCTCTGCCGCCGTCACTCTGGCTGCCGCCACCACAGCTTCTGCCGCCCATGCGACTTCTGCCAGCCGCCATTGCCGGTTGACCTCTGCTGACAGGGGAGCTTCGGCGGTCCAGAGCCCGCTCTTAAAGTAGAGCCATTCCTGGCTTAACCAGACCTGCACCACCACAGGGGGGCTCCTGTCCCGGCTTTGGACAAGATAGGTCCCCTTCAGGGCAGGAATGGCATTCCGTCCAAAGCCGGGAAGGCCCCGTACCGGGGCCGTCCCCCGGACCAGGAGCCCCCCCTGCACCACAGAGGAGACCTCTTTGTAATTCCACCCCTGACCTTCATCAATATAACCCTGAAATATCCGAACCTGAGCTGTCCCGCCCTGCTCAGTACCAGAGGATATAAAACCCGCTGGAGAACAGGCAGCTAAGTAACCAGTAATGATGATAAGGCTCATCAGGAGACAAGTTCGGATCCTCATACCGAAAAGCTTACTCTACGGTAACACTTTTTGCCAGATTCCGCGGCTGATCCACATCACGGCCCAGTTCCAGAGCACAGAAATAGGCAAAGAGCTGGAGGGGAATAATCAAGATAAAGGGATAAAAGAGCTCATCCACCGCTGGAACCGGAATAATATCGTCGGCAATGGCTGCCACTTCCGCATCACCCTCGGTGCACAGGGCAATAATAGGCCCCTTACGGGCTTTAATTTCCTTCATGTTGGATATAACCTTTTCCCGTAAGTAATCCCGGGGAACGAGGAATACCGAAGGAGTTTCCTCATTAACAAGGGCGATGGGCCCATGTTTAATTTCTCCCGCCGAATAGCCTTCCGCATGGATATAGGAGATTTCCTTAAGTTTGAGGGCACCCTCTAACGCAACTGGGTACTCAAGCCCCCGGCCAAGAAACAGAAAATCCCGGGCCTTGTAATATTTTTTTGCCAGGGCCTGAATATGGTCCCGCTGTTTCAGCACCTCCCGGACCTTTTCCGGTATTCCCTGAAGCTCTTTTACAAAACGCTGGCCCGCTGAAACTGACATATCCCGCATCCGGGCCATCAGCAATGCAAAGACATAGAAAACCGCCAGCTGACTGGTAAAGGCCTTGGTAGAGGCCACCGCAATCTCAGGCCCAGCATGGGTATACACCCCGCCGTCGGATTCCCGGGCTATGGTAGAGCCTACCACATTGCAGATACCCAGAACCCGGGCACCTTTCCGTTTCAGTTCCCGCATAGCATAGAGGGTATCGGCGGTTTCACCGGACTGGGTTACCGCGAAGTAGATGGTATCAGGCTCGACCACCGAGTTCCGGTACCGGAGCTCACTGGAAAGTTCCGCACTGGCAGGGATACGAGCCAGGGTTTCGATGAGGTATGCACCAACAAGCCCTGCATGCCAGCTCGTGCCGGCGGCAACGATTTTTATCCGTTTTACCGCAAGCAGTTCCCGGCTGGTCATATTAAGGCCCCCAAGTTTACCGGTAGCATATTCAAGATCCAGGCGTCCGCTTAAGGTCCTGGCAATCGATTCGGGCTGTTCAAAAATCTCCTTTTCCATAAAACAGGCAAAGCCTTCTTTTTCGATAGCCTCCAGGTCCCACTGAATTTCATCAACCTGCTTATCAACCTGCTGATCATTCAAATCGGTAATGGTGTAGGTATCCTTTGTTAAAGACACCAGTTCTCCGTCTTCGAGATAGACAACCTGTTTGGTATGGGCAATCATGGCAGTAACATCCGAAGCAAGAAGCATCTCACCGTCTCCCACACCGATGACCAGGGGAGACCCATAACGGGCACCCACAATCCGGCCGGGCTCATCCAGGTGGATGACCGCAATACCATAGGTGCCTTTTACCTGCCTGAGGGCCTGGCGGACCGCCTTTTCCAGGTCGCCCTGGTAATAATAGGCAATCAGGTGGGGAAGCACTTCGCTGTCTGTTTCGCTGACAAAATGAACACCCTGTTTTTCAAGGCTTGCCTTAAGGGCAGTATAGTTTTCGATAATGCCGTTATGTACTACCGCAATTTTTCCGCTTGCATCCAGATGAGGATGGGCATTGATATCCGTTACTCCTCCATGGGTAGCCCATCGGGTATGTCCGATACCGCAATGCCCTTCAAGGTTAACCGATACGATTGCCCTGAGATCCTGAATCTTACCGGTTCGCTTAATGACCTTTATTGCATCGCTTCCTTCTACTGCAATACCCGCCGAATCATAACCCCGGTATTCAAGCCGTTTCAACCCATCAAGCAGGATGGGCGTTACACTTTTAGGACCGCAGTAACCAACTATTCCACACATATAACTATCGCTCCTTGTCATGTTTAATGAAACTTCAATAAAATAACCATGGTTTTCAGAAGTTCCTTTTATGGATTATAGCTATCATAAAGCGCAAAGACCATAGAAATCACTAAAATGATTGTCCTTTTGCCCGATTCCGGTTATGATAGAAGATATGAATTCTGGCACAGACCTGTTTACGATATTACGATTGTACGCCAACAAAAACCGCATCCCCCAGGTAAGTGTGGCGGTGTTTTTACAATTTCTGGAAAAATACGCCAAGCATTATGAGGCTGAACGGGCGGATCTGGCCTATTGGTCACAGGATACGGGCAGAAAGGTATGGGCAGAACTTTCGAAACTGGCGGAACAGGGAAAGATTGAGCTTATCACCGATGAAGCTGGTACCGTCATCGCAATTCATCAATTTTATATTGATGTAATTCAACAGGCTTATAAAAATATTGATGAATCGGCAGAACTGCCCTTTCCCGATGAAAGCAGCCTTGGCATAGTAGTCCCCGCTCATCAAATTCGTAATATCAATATTGAATATGATCTTCCCAATCTCATTGCACAGCCTCCCCAGGATAACCCTCCTATTCTGAAACTAACCTTTCCTGATAATAGCGGTTCAGCGCTCCTCCTCTCCCCGATGATACAAAAAAGATTGTTAGAAATTGCCCTCCTCAAAGTGCGACATTATCTGAGGAGTCATAACAATAAAGAATATTTGCAACATAAATTGGCTCCTGCTTTTCATGGTAAGGAAACCCAGTTACGGGATACCTTAAATCACCTTCTGGTCCGGCCCTTTGATGCAATCCGTGACATGGAAAATTCCGGAGACTTTATTTATCCCTTTTGGGCGTACCTTTGTACCCAGATAAAAAACGATATTAAGAAGAAAAATGACCGGCTTCCGGAGGATATAGCCGCATTACAGGCGGTTCTCATCGTCGAAGTATACAATAACTATTTTAAAGGTAAGGTAACCCGGGAAAAGGAAGCGGAAACAGCGTTTCGAAATCTGGAATTACAACTCGAAAAAGCTCCATTTTTCTATACCCTTGATGAAATAATTCGCTTTACTGATACCAAAGGAGTACCCCTTCTTGGACAGTATACCCAAGAAGCCTTAGAACACTATTTAAAAGCAAAAACAACCACTACTGAAGCTAAGGAAACGCTTCCAGATTTGCTCATTGTCCTGGGACATACGGGCGAAAAATGGTTTATTAAAAAAAACAAAATGCTCGTGCTCTGTTTTAAACTACTAGGAGAAGTACGTCCCAAAGTAAAAACTGCCATATCCCAGCGCTGGTATCGGCTTATGCAAAACTATGAAACAGAACCGGCCATGCAAAATGAAGAAGCCTTTGAACAGGAACTCTGGGAACTCATAGACCGGCTTTCTCCACCTTTGTCGGCACTTCTGAATGATAAAAAATTATATCTAGTACATACAGAGTTTGAAAACGGTGAGCATGGGATACCAGAACATACCAGGCTTTTTTATAAAGGGTCTTTGGTACCATTAAGTGAACTTCTCTTATTGAAACAAAAGGATCTACTTACTGATGTGAAGGTTCTACTCCCCTTTTGGTATTCACTACCTATCATTTCATCAATCATTGCTTTTTTTAAACAGCAAAGAAAAAAATTAAAAAAGGTGAAAAAAAATGTATCAACAGTTGCTCCTCAGCATGACCTAGAGGAAATTGAAACTGATGAAAGGAATAATTCTGGGGTTAAACAAAAAGATCACCGAAAAGAGCTACGTGAAGTAGCCCTTAAAGCCAGAAGCAGCCTCATCCCCGAAGGACACACCCTGGATTCGTATATGGATGAACTGCGTGACCACTGGAATAGGCTCATCAATGTGGAAGCAAAAAACAACTTGACAGAAGATGTTAACTCCCTCATTAGAGATTATCTTCGCAGGACCATCCGAAGCCTAAAGCATGCTCACTTTACGGCAGATAGAATTTCCAATTTAGCAGAAGCATTGGTAAATACACCTAACTTACAAAAACTACCAGCCCAGGAATCATTAAAACTCTATATTCAGCTCTATATCATTAAACTGCTTTCTGAATAGCTCAATTTTTTTGTTTTTTTTCTCACCCATTAAAGCAGAGATAGCTTAAAAACTTGTACAAAAGATGAATATGAGGGACCGATACAGGTCCCTATCCTTTACAATCGGGAGGCACCGATGAACAATTTAAATTCCATATTGATAGAAGGGAACCTGGTACGGGATCCCTTACTTCGTTCCACCGCCAAAGGCACCCCTGTCTGTACCTTCAGCCTGGCATCGAACCGTTTTTATAAACAAGACACGGGTTTTGAGAAGGAAGTGAGCTTTTTCGATGTCGAAACCTGGTCTAAGCTGGCAGAAAACTGCTATAACCTTGGCCATAAAGGCCGAGGGGTACGGGTTGTGGGTAGACTTAAACAGGAACGTTGGCAGGGAACTGATGGGAAACCCCACGCAAAGATCGTTATCGTTGCCGAGCACGTCGAGTTCCGGCCGGAATTTTCAGATAAAAAATCGACTTCTCAGGAAACTGATCTTGAAGGACAGACTTCCGATGCCGATGTGGGACAGGAAGACCTGATTCCTAACGATCTTGTGGCTTCCGAGATTGCCGAGGATGCGATGGTAGAGACGATGGTTTTTTAGGACCTTCATCGGGATTAGCATAAAAACCATCCTTCCAATTAAATCTGGTAGTCTGAGGAAGACTTTTACCCGCTTTTAGAGCTACCATAACATCCTTATAGTCGACCTTTTTCAGGGGTGGACCGGAAAAGTCCAGGATAAATCGTCTGAAGCCGGCATCCTTGAGAAAGGTCTCT harbors:
- a CDS encoding acetyl-CoA carboxylase carboxyltransferase subunit alpha, with product MSHTTSITKKIEELKKLAEASGIDVSDELALLESKVKAASKTEMAWRRVELARHPDRPYALDYITRIFDNFIELHGDRYFGDDAAIVGGLGFLNGQPVTIIANQKGRSLKENMKRNHGMANPEGYRKALRLAKEAEKFHRPIITFVDTSGAYPGLGAEERGIGEAIARNLMEFSQLKTPIISVIIGEGGSGGALGISVGDKIYMLENAVYSVISPEGCASILLRDASRAKDAAAMLRITSNDLLDFKIVNGIIPEPEGGAHTDPDATAMNIKKVLVRDLEDLCNRPPAVLVRYRNQKIRKIGHWNEEED
- a CDS encoding metallophosphoesterase, which codes for MSFKDFYLSFQSMIKQAPQEPLKTTQRYVILSDLHMGDGGTRDDLKPNQTILETALEQYYLDNNFILILNGDIEDLNKFDLPSIQKAWPKLYSIFNRFAQVGRLRKIVGNHDLALIREKEYPYPLLHALNLVKDEIVISIFHGHQASKLFSSFDYISEFIVRYMAKPLHIKNASIAHHSKRRFSTERKIYRAARNMGIIAITGHTHRPLFESLSKYDSLRWSIEELLREYAVADLEHRTQIKALIDLYRSELERISKNGKKKEISHSLYSTDALLVPCLFNSGCATGKHGITAIELDGGNITLVHWTQKGKNRLYIEKEALYKDRCNGDIFKYTLKTDNLDQIGMRIALLSKRKEAESFTPLKV
- a CDS encoding cation diffusion facilitator family transporter; amino-acid sequence: MMNATKARLIKTASIIAMAGNALLALLKIIIGLIAGSLAVVGDGIDSSTDVFIALMSLIVAGIIAQPADAEHPWGHGRAETIATTILAFILFFAGGQLIIHALTNLFSGTSPDIPSPLALGVTLFSILGKLGLAWSQYYFGKKAGSAMLQANGKNMVGDVVISSGVLVGVGLSIVLHQGIIDPIIASLVGLWVIRSAVSIFLEANMELMDGSSDTAIYTAVFNAVRSVPGTINPHRTRMRRIAGLWDIDIDIEVDPEMKVRDAHHIANQVERAIKNSVEGVYDIVVHIEPAGEEDKHEKEQYGLRESEL
- the glmS gene encoding glutamine--fructose-6-phosphate transaminase (isomerizing), giving the protein MCGIVGYCGPKSVTPILLDGLKRLEYRGYDSAGIAVEGSDAIKVIKRTGKIQDLRAIVSVNLEGHCGIGHTRWATHGGVTDINAHPHLDASGKIAVVHNGIIENYTALKASLEKQGVHFVSETDSEVLPHLIAYYYQGDLEKAVRQALRQVKGTYGIAVIHLDEPGRIVGARYGSPLVIGVGDGEMLLASDVTAMIAHTKQVVYLEDGELVSLTKDTYTITDLNDQQVDKQVDEIQWDLEAIEKEGFACFMEKEIFEQPESIARTLSGRLDLEYATGKLGGLNMTSRELLAVKRIKIVAAGTSWHAGLVGAYLIETLARIPASAELSSELRYRNSVVEPDTIYFAVTQSGETADTLYAMRELKRKGARVLGICNVVGSTIARESDGGVYTHAGPEIAVASTKAFTSQLAVFYVFALLMARMRDMSVSAGQRFVKELQGIPEKVREVLKQRDHIQALAKKYYKARDFLFLGRGLEYPVALEGALKLKEISYIHAEGYSAGEIKHGPIALVNEETPSVFLVPRDYLREKVISNMKEIKARKGPIIALCTEGDAEVAAIADDIIPVPAVDELFYPFILIIPLQLFAYFCALELGRDVDQPRNLAKSVTVE
- a CDS encoding single-stranded DNA-binding protein codes for the protein MNNLNSILIEGNLVRDPLLRSTAKGTPVCTFSLASNRFYKQDTGFEKEVSFFDVETWSKLAENCYNLGHKGRGVRVVGRLKQERWQGTDGKPHAKIVIVAEHVEFRPEFSDKKSTSQETDLEGQTSDADVGQEDLIPNDLVASEIAEDAMVETMVF